DNA from Mucilaginibacter mallensis:
GCGTAAGACTGCTCGACCATTACCTGAAATCGCCCGAAAAGATAGACGTATTATATGGTACAATAAATCCGGCAAATGAACTCGGTTCAATTTCTACTATTTATAACAATCAAATTACTACCACGCCGGGGCCAACCTATGTTTATGCCCTGCCCGGTCAGTTAGCCGGCTTATATACGCAGCAAACCAGCGGTTTTACATCGGCACAAAATGTTGCCATATTACAACATTTCCTTTCAAGCACCACGGCAAATTTTGCACCGGTTCATAACGTTATACCCAGCGATAATACAGAGTTTATCCTCACATCACGCGGGCAAAATGTAACTACTATTATCGATGGTATCCAGCAAAATATTACGGCTATTGATCCTTCAAGTATCGAGTCAATTTCCATATTAAAGGATGCATTGTCAACCATCTTGCTGGGTATAAATAGTTCCAAACCAGTATTGTTGATCACTACTAAAAAGCCTGATTTGGGCGACCCTCGTATAACATTTACTACCGAGGCAGGTATACAGCAATCGCTTGGTTTACCAACAGACCAGCTGCCAGCCTACCAATGGGCTTATTTGTATAACGAAGCTTTGCAAAACGACGGGAAACCCACGTTTTACACCAATGCCGATATAGAGGCCTACCGCAATCACACCGACCCATACGGGCACCCGGATATTAACTGGTCGAAATTGTTACTTAAAACATATTCCCCGCTAATAACAGATAAATTGAACGTTAGCGGTGGAACCGAAAACGCACGCTATTATGTATCATTGGGTTATTTGGATCAGGGCGGTATTTTTAATGAGGCGCCGGGCCTTGATTATAGTACCAATACCAATATAAGTCGTTACACCTTAAACAGTAATATAAGTGTCGACGTAAATAAAAACCTGAATGTTGATCTGCAAATGTATGGCCGTGTTCAGCAAATGTTTGAGCCGGGGAGTGGTTATGCCAGTATTTTAACAAACATTTTTACCACCCCTAACAACGGATATCCGGTGTATAATCCCGATGGATCATTTGGTGGTTCTTCAACCATTTCAAATTTCACCAATAACTTATTATCGCAGGCGCAATATTCGGGCTATACACAAACCAATATAAAGGATGTATTGGTAAACCTCGATCTTAATTATAAACTGGATAACGTTACAAAAGGCTTATCCTTTAAAGCAAAAGGTAACCTGGCTATTGAATCACAGGTATATATCACCCGTACCCAACAAAATAATGCGTATGGCTATTCGATAGTTGATAGTGCGGTAAAACTTACCTCTGTAGGTACAACAACTCCGTTAACCAATGTTTTTGCCACTGAGCTGTCTGCCCGCTATTCATTTGCGCAGGCCGCTCTTAATTACGACAGGCAATTCGGTAAAAACAGGTTCGGCGGCCAACTGCTGTATGATACCAAATCGTCAGTAGTAAGTTATGATCTTTCGGCTGTCACCACTGATAAAGCTTTAAAGGTGAATTACGGCTACGATGATAAATATTTGTTTGAAGGCGCAATTAATAACAGCAGCTATAACAGGTATACGCCAGGGCACCAGGCAGGCTGGTTTTATGCAGCGGGTATTGGCTGGCAAATGGGTAAGGAAGATTTTATGAAAAGCATAAAATGGATCGACTCCTGGAAATGGCGCCTTACTTACGGTAAAACAGGCGATAACTCAAATGCCGGATACTATACTTATGAACAAACCTTTACCAGCGGCGGAGGATATCCGCAGGGCTTGAATTACGGAAGTGGAAGTGGCTATCAGGAAGTAACCCCAATTGCCGATCCAAGCCTGCGCTGGGCTAATGCTGAAAAGCTGGATTTTGGAACAGATATATCGTTGTTGCATAATCATTTGCAAATCGCGGCAGATTATTACCATGAAAGATATTATAACCTGGTTACAACAAGAGGTGCTACAATTGAATTATTAGGCACCGCTTATCCGCCGGAAAATATAGGTATCAACCTTTATAAAGGTGGTGAGCTTACCCTAACCTATAAAAACAACATTGATAACTTCAACTACTTTATTACCGGTAATGGTTCACTGGTAGCATCAAAGGTTTTATATTTTGATGAAGAGCCCCCAAAATATCCATGGAACGCTCATACAGGCTTGCCGGTAACCGCAATATTTGGTTATAAAAACATCGGATTTTATTCGGTAGAGGATGTTGCCAAACATGCGGCAACCATAGCGGGCTATTCTGCACAGCCGGGCGATCTTAAATACGCCGACCTTAACGGCGACGGCGTGGTTGACCAGTACGATCAAACAGCCATCGGCGGCCTAAAGCCATTGGTGTTTTATGGTGGTACTTTAGGTTTCAATTACAAAGGATTTAGCTTCAGCGTAATACTACAGGGCGTATTTAACCGCCAGGTGAGCGTTGATAATTCTTACGATGCACCATTACAGGGCCTTGGTCTACTTGGTACCGGGGCCAGCGGTCAGGCTTATGCAAATGCAGTAGGCCGGTGGACGCCGGAAACAGCAGCAACGGCTACATTGCCGCGCTTATCAGTTGTTCAGGATGAAGCGAACGGTAATAACGTACAGATGTCGTCCTTCTATGTTAAATCAGGCGATTATTTCAGGGTGAAAAATGCGGAGATCGGTTATGAATTACCACTAAGATGGGCTACAAGGTTAAGGTTATCAGGTATAAGGGTATTTGTAAACGGAGAAAACCTGTTTACCGTAGCCGGTTACCAGGGTTTCCCGGGGTATGATCCGGAAGTTAACGGAGTTGGCGCGTATCCAATTCAAAGAGTGATTAATGCCGGGTTAACTGTGAAGCTATAATTTGATGATTATAAAATTTAAGATGATGAAGAATTACAAAATCATACTACTGATATTGGGAGCAGTTTCCCTGGTTACAGCCTGCAAAAAATATGGAACATTTCCTGTTGCGCAGATCACTATCGACCGCGTATTTGATCCCCGGGATTCACTGGGAACAAATGCATATGCGTTTCTGCAAAACGTATATGCTACTATGCTCAATGGGCATAATCGTGTAGGTGGTGATTATCTTGATGCAGCTACAGATGATGCTGTGTCATCAGCAGCTTCAAGCTCAAACCAGGTTACCCAGTTATCAACAGATGCCTATAACTCAGGTACATTTACTGATGGTGCCGGCGATAATGTATGGGCAAATTATTATAGCGGTATCAGGCAGGCAAACATATTCATAGCCAATATTGGCGTAGTACCTGTTGAGGCCACCCTCCCAAATCATCCTGAAATATCTATGAAATATGCATGGAAAAACGAAGCGCGTTTTCTAAGGGCTTATTTCTACTTCGAACTGGTTAAGCGTTATGGTGGCGTACCGCTGTTGGGCGATAAGGTTTATAACGTAACCGATAACTTAGCATTGCCGCGCAATACTTTTTCTGATTGTATAAATTATATAGTAAGCGAATGCAATGCCATAAAAGGGGATAGCATATTGCAGGCTCCATACGCATCTACATCTAATTACGGGCGGGTTACGAATGCTGCAGTGCTGGCTTTAAAGGCAAAAGCGTTGTTGTATGCCGCCAGCCCTTTATTTAACGGTACCACATTGGTTAAAGATGCCGGAACAGGCCAGGGTCCGCGAAACACAACTAATGCAGCACTTGTAGGTTACCCAAGCGCCGACCCTAACAGGTGGCAGCTGGCAGCAAATGCCGCCCAGGATGTGATAAATCTGGGTGTATTTAGTTTGGATGGAAACGGGTTTCAGGATATTTTCCTTACCCAAAATAACCCCGAACTTATTTTTATACGCCAGGGCGATAACGGAAATAATGTGGAAAACAATAATGCCCCTATAGGTTTCCCTAGTGCGGTAGCAAAAGGTGTAACAAGCCCAACTCAGGACCTGATTAATGCTTTCCCTATGATATCCGGCTTAAATATTAATGATCCTAACGGGCATTATAATCCTGATTCACCGTATGCACGCAGAGATCCGCGGCTTTTATTTACCGTGTTTGTAAACGGTCAGCGATGGTTAAATACAAATTTACAATTATATCAGGGTGGCCAGAGTATACCTAACAGTGGCGTACAGCAAACAGTAAGCGGTTACTATCTGCATAAATTTATGGGTCATTCCGAAGCGCTTAACGGCTTTGCCGCGCACAGCGAGGATTGGGTGATCTTTCGTTATGCTGAAATACTGCTCAATTATGCGGAGGCAGAAAACGAAGCCGTTGGCCCTAATGCGGCTGATTACCAGGTGCTGAAAACCATTCGGGGCAGGGCAGGGATTGCAGCGGGTACTGATGGTAATTATGGCATTCAAGCTTTAGGAAGCATAACACAGGATTCATTACGCAGCGCTATCCATAATGAAAGGCGCCTTGAATTTGCATTTGAAGAACAAAGATTTTTTGACCTGCGCCGATGGAAGGTAGCCGCAGCATATATGAACCAGGCGCGCATGGGATTACAGTTGATATCAAACAACCAGTTAACCTATAATTATGTGCCAATACTGCCTGCCGTGTTTAAAGTAAACAGTTTTACACCAAAGCAATATTTACAACCTATACCATATGGCGAAGTTGTTAAGAATCCGCAGATGCAGCAAAACCCAGGATGGTAATAATTAATAAATATTTCAATTTAAATCATTAATTAAACGGTTATGAGAAAAATAATACTTTTCTTTCTAGTTATAATTACCATGCTTCCGGCTGCTTTGTATGCGCAGAGTATTACGGTTACAGGTACCATAAAAGATATTGAGGGGGTGTTGCCGGGTGCCACAGTTTATGAAAAAGGAATGCCCTCAAACCTGATCATAACAGGGTCAGCAGGTAAATTTAAATTAACCTTAAAAGGTACATCAAATACACTTGTTGTAACGTTTATTGGTTATTCCACACAGGAATTTCATGTCGGCATAAAAAAGAACGACCTCGATATCATATTACAGCCAAATGCCGAAGGCTTGGACGAGGTAGCTGTAGTTGGCTTTACCAAAAGTAAACGTGTTACATCTACAGGAGCTGTGAGCTCTATACAGGCGGCCGAGATACGTACAGTACCAACAGCAAATGTTCAAAATGCGCTTGCTGGTAGATTGCCGGGTTTCTTCTCACAGCAAACTTCCGGTCAGCCGGGAAAAGATGCATCTGATTTTTTCATCAGGGGTGTAAGTTCATTAAATGCCTCCAATCAGCCGTTGATTTTGGTTGATGATATTGAATACACCTACGATCAGTTACAGCAGATAAACGTAAACGAAATTGAAAGCATTAGTATATTAAAAGATGCATCATCAACCGCTATATATGGTATAAAAGGTGCCAACGGTGTATTGATTGTAACTACTCGGCGTGGTAAAAAAGGCGCGCCTCAATTCAATTTGCGTATTGAAGGTGGTTTGCAAAGTCCAACCAAAGTGCCTAAATTCTTAAATTCCTATCAGTCGGCAACCCTGGTTGATGAGGCAGAAACAAATGATGGCGTAGCTCCAGGAGCCTTAACCTTTCAACCTTCGGATTTAGCGGCATTTAAAAATAATACCGATCCCTATGGTCACCCCAATACCGACTGGTATGATGATATCTTCAGGAAATATACCTACCAGGCCAATACTAACCTTGATATATCGGGGGGTAATGACCGCGTAAAATATTTTATATCGGGCGGCGCGTTTACGCAAAATGGTAATACCAAAAACTTTAACGATCCGCAGGACCAGGTAAATACCAACTACTATTTCACCCGTTATGATTTCAGATCAAACCTCGATCTAAAAGCCAATAAAACACTGGACCTGCGATTAGATGTAACCACCCGTTTTGGCGACCTTAATGCTCCGGGCCTTAATTCTCCCATAAGTACCATTTATGATTTCAGAACAGAGAGTCCGTTTTCAGCTCCGTTTATCAATCCTAACGGGAGCTATGCTTACAATAACTCCGTTTTTAATATATCCAAAGAGCCTACACTTAATGCCCAACTAGCAAATGGTGGGTACCAGCATAACCGCAGAACAGATTTTAACGTGTTAATTGGCGGTGTGCA
Protein-coding regions in this window:
- a CDS encoding SusC/RagA family TonB-linked outer membrane protein yields the protein MLHCYSKKCFTGIIIILMLILAKSSYASIQKDTTAKTATNPPGLITGKVVDEDNRALKGVRIVVNGRSDSSKTDLAGRFLVRAKIGDKLQFSYPNHYINNVVINNAADTLSVRLLDHYLKSPEKIDVLYGTINPANELGSISTIYNNQITTTPGPTYVYALPGQLAGLYTQQTSGFTSAQNVAILQHFLSSTTANFAPVHNVIPSDNTEFILTSRGQNVTTIIDGIQQNITAIDPSSIESISILKDALSTILLGINSSKPVLLITTKKPDLGDPRITFTTEAGIQQSLGLPTDQLPAYQWAYLYNEALQNDGKPTFYTNADIEAYRNHTDPYGHPDINWSKLLLKTYSPLITDKLNVSGGTENARYYVSLGYLDQGGIFNEAPGLDYSTNTNISRYTLNSNISVDVNKNLNVDLQMYGRVQQMFEPGSGYASILTNIFTTPNNGYPVYNPDGSFGGSSTISNFTNNLLSQAQYSGYTQTNIKDVLVNLDLNYKLDNVTKGLSFKAKGNLAIESQVYITRTQQNNAYGYSIVDSAVKLTSVGTTTPLTNVFATELSARYSFAQAALNYDRQFGKNRFGGQLLYDTKSSVVSYDLSAVTTDKALKVNYGYDDKYLFEGAINNSSYNRYTPGHQAGWFYAAGIGWQMGKEDFMKSIKWIDSWKWRLTYGKTGDNSNAGYYTYEQTFTSGGGYPQGLNYGSGSGYQEVTPIADPSLRWANAEKLDFGTDISLLHNHLQIAADYYHERYYNLVTTRGATIELLGTAYPPENIGINLYKGGELTLTYKNNIDNFNYFITGNGSLVASKVLYFDEEPPKYPWNAHTGLPVTAIFGYKNIGFYSVEDVAKHAATIAGYSAQPGDLKYADLNGDGVVDQYDQTAIGGLKPLVFYGGTLGFNYKGFSFSVILQGVFNRQVSVDNSYDAPLQGLGLLGTGASGQAYANAVGRWTPETAATATLPRLSVVQDEANGNNVQMSSFYVKSGDYFRVKNAEIGYELPLRWATRLRLSGIRVFVNGENLFTVAGYQGFPGYDPEVNGVGAYPIQRVINAGLTVKL
- a CDS encoding RagB/SusD family nutrient uptake outer membrane protein → MIIKFKMMKNYKIILLILGAVSLVTACKKYGTFPVAQITIDRVFDPRDSLGTNAYAFLQNVYATMLNGHNRVGGDYLDAATDDAVSSAASSSNQVTQLSTDAYNSGTFTDGAGDNVWANYYSGIRQANIFIANIGVVPVEATLPNHPEISMKYAWKNEARFLRAYFYFELVKRYGGVPLLGDKVYNVTDNLALPRNTFSDCINYIVSECNAIKGDSILQAPYASTSNYGRVTNAAVLALKAKALLYAASPLFNGTTLVKDAGTGQGPRNTTNAALVGYPSADPNRWQLAANAAQDVINLGVFSLDGNGFQDIFLTQNNPELIFIRQGDNGNNVENNNAPIGFPSAVAKGVTSPTQDLINAFPMISGLNINDPNGHYNPDSPYARRDPRLLFTVFVNGQRWLNTNLQLYQGGQSIPNSGVQQTVSGYYLHKFMGHSEALNGFAAHSEDWVIFRYAEILLNYAEAENEAVGPNAADYQVLKTIRGRAGIAAGTDGNYGIQALGSITQDSLRSAIHNERRLEFAFEEQRFFDLRRWKVAAAYMNQARMGLQLISNNQLTYNYVPILPAVFKVNSFTPKQYLQPIPYGEVVKNPQMQQNPGW